A portion of the Trueperaceae bacterium genome contains these proteins:
- a CDS encoding TAXI family TRAP transporter solute-binding subunit, with amino-acid sequence MSNRFVASALAAVALTLGMAFAQNSLSIATGGTGGTYYPTGGAYAELINTYIDGYTAAAESTGASVANSGFIARGESDIALALADTVLQAYTGTGNFGGDGQPPQLPNLRALGVAYANTVHLVTLAGSGIESLADLEGKRVSVGAPGSGTEVSAQSILEANGITYDDIDEQRLNFNETAAALRDGDIDAGFWSVGPPTSSILDLATTRDIEIVSIEGEELENGLGASDVFAPVTLPAGTYTGVDEDVSTIGTPNVILVAAEMDEQLAYDFLDVLYTHIDEVIAVHPSANNTTPELSLAATPIPFHPGAVRYFEDAGYEVPADLMPPN; translated from the coding sequence ATGTCGAACCGATTCGTCGCATCCGCGCTGGCCGCCGTGGCCCTCACCCTCGGGATGGCGTTCGCGCAGAACAGCCTCTCGATCGCCACCGGCGGGACCGGCGGGACGTACTACCCGACCGGCGGCGCCTACGCCGAACTCATCAACACCTACATCGACGGCTACACCGCCGCGGCGGAGTCCACCGGCGCGTCGGTCGCCAACTCCGGCTTCATCGCCCGCGGCGAGTCCGACATCGCCCTGGCGCTCGCCGACACGGTCCTCCAGGCCTACACCGGGACCGGCAACTTCGGTGGCGACGGCCAGCCGCCGCAGCTGCCGAACCTCCGGGCGCTCGGGGTGGCGTACGCCAACACCGTGCACCTCGTGACCCTCGCCGGGAGCGGCATCGAGAGCCTCGCCGACCTCGAGGGCAAGCGCGTCTCGGTCGGGGCCCCCGGCAGCGGCACCGAGGTGTCGGCGCAATCGATCCTCGAAGCGAACGGCATCACGTACGACGACATCGACGAGCAGCGCCTGAACTTCAACGAGACCGCCGCGGCGCTCCGCGACGGCGACATCGACGCCGGCTTCTGGTCGGTCGGTCCGCCCACCAGCTCGATCCTCGACCTGGCGACGACCCGCGACATCGAGATCGTCAGCATCGAGGGCGAGGAGCTCGAGAACGGCCTCGGGGCCAGCGACGTGTTCGCGCCCGTGACGTTGCCGGCCGGGACGTACACCGGCGTCGACGAGGACGTCAGCACGATCGGGACCCCGAACGTGATCCTCGTCGCCGCGGAGATGGACGAGCAACTGGCGTACGACTTCCTCGACGTGCTCTACACGCACATCGACGAGGTCATCGCGGTCCACCCGAGCGCGAACAACACCACGCCGGAGCTGTCCCTGGCCGCCACGCCGATCCCGTTCCACCCCGGCGCGGTCCGCTACTTCGAGGACGCCGGCTACGAGGTGCCCGCCGACCTGATGCCCCCGAACTAA